Below is a window of Streptomyces sp. WMMB303 DNA.
CGCCGGCCGGGCCGCCGGGATCGCGGGCACGGTCGCGGGAGGCACGCCGTGAGCGCCCGGATCCTGGTCGTGGACAACTACGACAGCTTCGTCTTCAACCTCGTCCAGTACCTCTACCAGCTCGGCGCCACCTGCGAGGTGGTCCGCAACGACGAGGTCGAGCCGGGACACGCCGAGGCGGGCTTCGACGGGGTGCTCCTCTCCCCCGGACCGGGCGCACCCGAGGAGGCCGGAGTCTGCATCGGCATGGTGCGGCACTGCGCGGCCCGCGGTATTCCCGTCTTCGGGGTCTGCCTGGGCATGCAGTCGATGGCGGTCGCCTACGGCGGCGTCGTCGGCCGGGCGCCCGAGCTGCTGCACGGCAAGACCTCCGTCGTCTCGCACGAGGGTGCGGGCGTGTTCGCCGGACTGCCCTCGCCCTTCACCGCGACGCGCTACCACTCGCTGGCCGTCCGCGGTGCGCTCCCGGACACGCTGGAGGTCACGGCCTGGACGGCGCCGGGCGGCGCGGACGCCGCCACCCCCGCTCAGGGGGCCGGCACCGGCGGGGCCGGCCTGGTGATGGGGCTGCGCCACCG
It encodes the following:
- a CDS encoding aminodeoxychorismate/anthranilate synthase component II, which gives rise to MSARILVVDNYDSFVFNLVQYLYQLGATCEVVRNDEVEPGHAEAGFDGVLLSPGPGAPEEAGVCIGMVRHCAARGIPVFGVCLGMQSMAVAYGGVVGRAPELLHGKTSVVSHEGAGVFAGLPSPFTATRYHSLAVRGALPDTLEVTAWTAPGGADAATPAQGAGTGGAGLVMGLRHRELPVEGVQFHPESVLTEGGHRMLANWLVRCGDTGAVERSAGLEVPRGAGLGTVTG